A window of the Enterobacteriaceae bacterium 4M9 genome harbors these coding sequences:
- a CDS encoding arginine ABC transporter substrate-binding protein, whose amino-acid sequence MKKYLLAAALAAVAFNASAAEKIRFASSATYPPFESLDANNQIVGFDMDLAKALCKQMQAECTFTNQAFDSLIPALKFRKYDAVISGMDITPERSKQVTFTNPYYANSALVVAKKGAYTSFDQLKGKRIGMENGTTHQKYLQEKHPEVKTVAYDSYQTAIIDLKSGRLDGVFGDTAVVNEWLKTNPQLGPATEKVTDPQYFGTGLGIAVRPDNKALLEKLNNALAAIKADGTYQKISDQWFPE is encoded by the coding sequence ATGAAAAAATACCTTCTGGCCGCTGCCCTTGCTGCAGTCGCCTTCAACGCCAGCGCAGCAGAAAAAATTCGTTTCGCTTCCTCTGCCACTTACCCACCTTTTGAATCTCTGGATGCAAACAACCAGATTGTCGGCTTTGACATGGATCTGGCAAAAGCGCTGTGTAAGCAGATGCAGGCAGAGTGCACCTTCACGAATCAGGCGTTTGACAGCCTGATTCCGGCGCTGAAGTTCCGTAAATATGACGCGGTGATTTCAGGTATGGACATCACGCCGGAGCGCAGCAAACAGGTTACGTTTACCAACCCGTACTACGCCAACTCGGCGTTAGTGGTTGCGAAAAAAGGTGCATACACCAGCTTTGATCAGCTTAAAGGCAAGCGCATCGGCATGGAAAACGGCACTACGCACCAGAAGTATTTGCAGGAAAAACACCCGGAAGTGAAAACGGTGGCTTACGACAGCTACCAGACCGCCATTATCGACCTGAAAAGTGGCCGTCTTGATGGCGTATTTGGCGACACCGCTGTAGTGAATGAGTGGCTGAAAACCAACCCTCAGTTGGGCCCAGCGACCGAGAAAGTAACCGATCCGCAGTACTTCGGTACCGGCCTTGGCATCGCGGTGCGCCCGGACAATAAAGCGCTGCTGGAAAAACTGAATAACGCGCTGGCGGCAATCAAAGCCGATGGCACGTATCAGAAAATCAGCGACCAGTGGTTCCCTGAATAA
- the rlmC gene encoding 23S rRNA (uracil(747)-C(5))-methyltransferase RlmC: MQCALYNAGRCRSCQWLEQPVSQQLAAKMADLHHLFDGLAVSEWCAPVSGPESGFRNKAKMVVSGSVERPLLGMLKRDGTPEDLTDCPLYPASFSPVFAQLKPFIARAGLTPYNVARRRGELKYVLLTESQLDGCMMLRFVLRSEAKLAQLRAALPWLQAQLPQLKVVCVNIQPVHMAIMEGEQEIWLTEQQALAERFNDVPLWIRPQSFFQTNPQVAAALYATARDWVRALPVAHMWDLFCGVGGFGLHCVTPDMKLTGIEIAPQAIECAQRSAEVLGLADNLSFQALDSTQFALTQQDIPDLVLVNPPRRGIGAPLCDYLSNMAPRWIVYSSCNAQSMAQDVRRMAQYRIVRSQLFDMFPHTAHYEVLMLLERADA; the protein is encoded by the coding sequence ATGCAATGCGCACTCTACAATGCCGGGCGCTGCCGTTCCTGCCAGTGGCTGGAGCAGCCGGTGTCACAACAGTTGGCGGCCAAAATGGCCGACCTGCACCACCTGTTCGACGGGCTGGCGGTAAGCGAGTGGTGTGCACCGGTTAGCGGTCCTGAGTCAGGTTTTCGCAACAAAGCTAAAATGGTCGTCAGCGGCAGCGTGGAACGCCCGCTACTCGGGATGCTTAAGCGCGACGGCACGCCTGAAGATCTCACCGACTGCCCGCTGTATCCTGCCTCTTTTTCGCCCGTTTTCGCACAACTGAAGCCGTTTATCGCCCGCGCCGGGCTGACGCCGTATAACGTAGCGCGTCGCCGGGGTGAATTGAAATACGTGCTCCTGACTGAAAGCCAGCTGGATGGCTGCATGATGCTGCGCTTTGTGCTGCGCTCAGAGGCTAAACTTGCCCAACTGCGCGCCGCGCTGCCGTGGCTACAGGCGCAGTTGCCGCAGCTAAAGGTGGTCTGCGTGAATATTCAGCCGGTGCACATGGCGATTATGGAAGGTGAACAGGAAATCTGGCTTACGGAGCAGCAGGCGCTGGCCGAGCGCTTTAACGATGTGCCGCTGTGGATTCGCCCGCAGAGCTTTTTCCAGACCAACCCACAGGTGGCGGCAGCGCTGTACGCCACCGCGCGAGACTGGGTGCGGGCGCTGCCGGTGGCGCATATGTGGGATCTGTTTTGCGGCGTGGGCGGCTTTGGGTTGCACTGTGTCACGCCGGATATGAAACTGACCGGAATCGAAATTGCGCCGCAGGCTATTGAATGCGCCCAGCGCTCTGCCGAGGTGCTGGGGCTTGCGGATAATCTCTCATTCCAGGCGCTGGACTCGACACAATTCGCGCTTACACAGCAGGATATCCCGGATCTGGTTTTAGTGAATCCGCCCCGGCGTGGCATTGGCGCGCCGTTGTGCGATTATCTGAGCAATATGGCACCGCGCTGGATTGTCTATTCGAGTTGCAACGCGCAAAGCATGGCGCAGGATGTGCGGCGGATGGCGCAATACCGCATCGTGCGCAGCCAGCTTTTCGATATGTTCCCGCATACCGCGCATTACGAAGTGTTGATGCTGCTGGAAAGGGCAGACGCGTAG
- a CDS encoding YbjO family protein — MLNKQTPSHAKLNPPVLVMVAATAIILTRGLDLFMVFDMMGVRGLRELIQRSAQTWALTLVFLGSLLVLCIEFRCAFVIMKGRNWGRWLFLITQIISSIYLMSASLGWGYPELFSMAGETPGEIFEALVTKKLPDMLVLFLLFVPPRSRLFFRVH, encoded by the coding sequence ATGTTAAACAAGCAAACCCCGTCTCACGCAAAACTCAATCCACCGGTACTGGTTATGGTGGCCGCCACGGCTATCATCCTGACCCGGGGGCTCGATCTTTTTATGGTTTTCGACATGATGGGCGTGCGTGGGTTACGTGAGCTTATTCAACGTAGTGCTCAGACCTGGGCGCTGACCTTAGTGTTTCTCGGTAGTCTGCTGGTGTTGTGCATTGAATTTCGCTGTGCTTTTGTGATTATGAAAGGGCGCAACTGGGGGCGCTGGCTGTTCCTCATTACCCAGATAATCTCTTCTATTTACCTGATGTCGGCGTCGCTCGGCTGGGGATACCCGGAGTTGTTCAGCATGGCTGGCGAAACGCCGGGGGAAATCTTCGAGGCACTGGTGACAAAAAAACTGCCGGATATGCTGGTGCTGTTCCTGTTATTTGTTCCTCCTCGTAGCCGTCTTTTTTTCCGGGTGCACTGA
- the potI gene encoding putrescine ABC transporter permease PotI has translation MNNLPVVRSPWRILILVLGFTFLYAPMLMLVVYSFNSSKLVTVWAGWSTRWYGELFRDTEMMSAVGLSLSIAACAATMAVILGTIAAVIMVRFGRFRGSRGFAFMLTAPLVMPDVITGLSLLLLFVALGHAFGWPANRGMLTIWLAHVTFCMAYVSVVISARLRELDRSIEEAALDLGATPLKVFFTITLPMIAPAIISGWLLAFTLSLDDLVIASFVSGPGATTLPMLVFSNVRMGVNPEINALATLILAVVGVVGLIAWWMMSRAEKQRLRDIQRAGRG, from the coding sequence ATGAATAATCTGCCTGTAGTACGCTCGCCGTGGCGTATCCTGATTCTGGTACTGGGATTCACCTTTTTATATGCGCCGATGCTGATGTTGGTGGTGTACTCCTTTAATAGCTCAAAACTGGTGACGGTCTGGGCGGGCTGGTCCACACGCTGGTACGGTGAACTGTTTCGCGATACCGAGATGATGAGCGCGGTAGGCTTAAGCCTGAGTATTGCGGCCTGTGCGGCGACTATGGCGGTGATCCTCGGCACTATCGCTGCGGTTATTATGGTGCGTTTTGGCCGTTTTCGCGGCAGCCGAGGTTTTGCCTTTATGCTCACCGCACCGCTGGTGATGCCGGATGTGATTACCGGACTTTCTCTGCTGCTGCTGTTTGTGGCACTCGGGCATGCGTTTGGCTGGCCTGCTAACCGCGGTATGCTCACCATCTGGCTGGCGCACGTAACATTCTGTATGGCCTACGTGTCGGTGGTGATAAGCGCACGCCTGCGAGAGCTTGACCGCTCCATTGAAGAAGCCGCGCTGGATCTCGGTGCGACGCCGCTTAAGGTATTTTTCACCATCACACTGCCCATGATTGCGCCAGCGATTATCTCTGGCTGGCTGCTGGCGTTTACGCTTTCGCTGGATGACCTGGTTATTGCGAGCTTTGTATCCGGGCCAGGAGCGACCACGCTGCCAATGCTGGTGTTCTCCAACGTGCGTATGGGCGTGAACCCGGAGATTAACGCGCTGGCGACGCTGATTCTGGCAGTTGTGGGCGTAGTAGGCCTGATTGCATGGTGGATGATGTCGCGGGCAGAAAAGCAGCGGTTGCGCGATATTCAGCGCGCCGGACGTGGCTGA
- the potH gene encoding putrescine ABC transporter permease PotH has product MSQISKRATTPKPTLLQRLSQSQGRKLVIAFPYLWLILLFFLPFLIVFKISLAEMVRAIPPYSNLMSWADGQLSIALNLGNFLQLTDDPLYFDAWLQSLQVAGISTLCCLLLGYPLAWAVARSSASTRNILLLLVILPSWTSFLIRVYAWMGILKENGVLNNVLLWLGVIDQPLTILHTNLAVYIGIVYAYLPFMVLPIYTALTRIDYSLVEAAQDLGARPLKTFFQVIVPLTKGGIIAGSMLVFIPAVGEFVIPELLGGPDSIMIGRVLWQEFFNNRDWPVASAVAITMLLILIVPILWFHKHQNKSVGEHG; this is encoded by the coding sequence GTGAGCCAGATTTCCAAACGCGCGACAACGCCGAAGCCAACGCTGCTCCAGCGCCTGAGCCAGTCTCAGGGGCGCAAGCTGGTGATTGCCTTCCCGTACCTGTGGCTGATTCTGCTGTTCTTTTTGCCATTCCTGATTGTTTTCAAAATCAGCCTTGCGGAAATGGTGCGCGCTATTCCGCCCTACAGCAATTTGATGAGCTGGGCCGACGGCCAGCTGTCGATTGCCCTGAACCTGGGCAACTTTTTACAGCTGACTGACGATCCGCTCTATTTTGATGCCTGGCTACAGTCGCTCCAGGTAGCGGGTATCTCTACGCTGTGCTGCCTGCTGCTCGGCTATCCGCTGGCGTGGGCGGTGGCGCGCAGTAGCGCCAGCACGCGCAACATCCTGCTGCTGCTGGTGATTTTGCCGTCCTGGACCTCGTTTCTTATCCGTGTTTACGCGTGGATGGGTATCCTTAAAGAAAACGGTGTGCTGAACAATGTGCTCTTGTGGCTTGGCGTTATCGACCAGCCGCTGACCATCCTGCACACCAATCTGGCGGTGTACATTGGTATCGTTTATGCCTACCTGCCGTTTATGGTGCTGCCTATCTATACCGCGTTGACGCGTATTGACTACTCGCTAGTGGAAGCTGCACAGGATCTCGGTGCCAGACCGCTCAAAACCTTTTTCCAGGTAATAGTGCCGCTGACGAAAGGTGGGATTATTGCAGGCTCGATGCTGGTGTTTATCCCGGCGGTGGGGGAGTTTGTGATACCGGAACTGCTCGGCGGGCCAGACAGCATTATGATTGGTCGCGTGCTGTGGCAGGAGTTCTTTAACAACCGCGACTGGCCGGTGGCCTCGGCGGTGGCAATTACGATGCTGCTTATCCTGATTGTGCCAATTCTCTGGTTCCATAAGCACCAGAACAAAAGCGTGGGAGAACACGGATGA
- the potG gene encoding putrescine ABC transporter ATP-binding subunit PotG: MNDAIPHPQAKSRKALTPLLEIRNLTKSFDGQHAVDDVSLTIYKGEIFALLGASGCGKSTLLRMLAGFEQPSAGQIMLDGVDMAHVPPYKRPINMMFQSYALFPHMTVEQNIAFGLKQDKLPRAEINQRVEEMLGLVHMQEFAKRKPHQLSGGQRQRVALARSLAKRPRLLLLDEPMGALDKKLRDRMQLEVVDILERVGVTCVMVTHDQEEAMTMAGRIAIMNRGKFVQIGEPEEIYEHPTTRYSAEFIGSVNVFEGILKERLEDGLVIDSPLLTHPLKVDADAAVVDGVPVSVALRPEKIMLCDAPPADGYNFAVGEVTHIAYLGDLSIYHVRLKSGLVISAQLQNEHRYRKGTPTWGDEVQLCWDADSCVVLMV; this comes from the coding sequence GTGAACGACGCAATTCCCCATCCTCAGGCGAAATCCCGCAAGGCGCTGACGCCACTGCTGGAAATCCGCAACCTGACCAAATCGTTTGACGGCCAGCACGCTGTTGATGATGTCAGCCTGACTATTTATAAAGGCGAGATTTTCGCGCTGCTGGGGGCTTCCGGGTGCGGTAAGTCAACGCTGTTGCGTATGCTGGCGGGTTTTGAACAGCCAAGCGCCGGGCAGATTATGCTCGACGGCGTGGATATGGCGCACGTGCCACCGTATAAACGACCTATCAATATGATGTTCCAGTCCTACGCGCTGTTCCCGCATATGACGGTGGAGCAAAATATCGCCTTTGGCCTTAAACAGGACAAATTGCCGCGCGCCGAGATAAATCAGCGCGTGGAAGAGATGTTAGGGCTGGTGCACATGCAGGAGTTCGCAAAGCGCAAGCCGCATCAGCTTTCCGGCGGCCAACGTCAGCGCGTGGCGCTGGCAAGAAGCCTCGCAAAACGCCCGCGCTTGTTGCTGCTGGATGAACCGATGGGCGCACTGGATAAAAAACTGCGCGACCGTATGCAGCTTGAGGTGGTGGATATTCTTGAGCGCGTGGGGGTGACCTGTGTGATGGTGACGCACGACCAGGAAGAAGCCATGACCATGGCCGGGCGTATTGCCATCATGAACCGTGGCAAGTTTGTGCAAATTGGTGAACCGGAAGAGATTTACGAGCACCCGACTACGCGTTACAGCGCAGAATTTATCGGTTCGGTAAACGTGTTTGAAGGGATCCTGAAAGAGCGTCTTGAAGACGGCCTGGTGATTGATTCACCGCTGCTGACGCACCCGCTTAAAGTGGATGCCGATGCGGCAGTGGTAGACGGCGTGCCGGTCAGCGTTGCGCTGCGCCCGGAAAAAATCATGCTGTGTGATGCCCCACCGGCTGACGGCTACAACTTCGCCGTGGGGGAAGTCACGCATATTGCCTACCTGGGCGATCTCTCTATTTATCACGTGCGCCTGAAAAGCGGCCTGGTGATTAGCGCACAGCTGCAAAACGAACACCGTTACCGCAAAGGAACGCCAACCTGGGGCGACGAAGTGCAGTTGTGCTGGGACGCTGACAGTTGCGTTGTACTGATGGTATAG
- the potF gene encoding spermidine/putrescine ABC transporter substrate-binding protein PotF, with amino-acid sequence MVSRANKWLAGAVAGALMAVGGTAVAQEKTLHIYNWSDYIAPDTLANFTKETGIKVVYDVFDSNEVLEGKLMAGSTGFDLVVPSASFLERQLGAGVFQPLDKSKLPGWKNLDPELLKLVAQHDPDNKYALPYMWATTGIGYNVDKVKAALGKDAPVNSWDLVLKPENLEKLKSCGVAFLDAPEEIFATVLNYLGKDPNSNKADDYTGAATDLLLKLRPNVRYFHSSQYINDLANGDICVAIGWAGDVWQASNRAKEAKNGVNVSFSIPKEGAMAFFDVFAMPADAKNKDEAYAFLNYLLRPQVIASISNHVFYANANKEATKLVDAQVRDNPGIYPPADVRAKMFTLKVQEPKLDRVRTRAWTRVKSGK; translated from the coding sequence ATGGTCTCTCGGGCAAACAAATGGTTAGCAGGCGCTGTAGCGGGCGCTCTGATGGCGGTAGGCGGCACGGCTGTGGCGCAGGAGAAAACGCTGCATATTTACAACTGGTCCGACTATATCGCGCCGGATACGCTGGCTAATTTCACGAAAGAAACTGGCATTAAAGTGGTGTACGACGTCTTTGATTCCAACGAAGTGCTGGAAGGTAAACTGATGGCGGGCAGCACCGGTTTTGATCTAGTGGTGCCGTCGGCAAGCTTCCTCGAACGCCAGCTTGGTGCCGGTGTGTTCCAGCCGCTGGATAAAAGCAAACTACCTGGCTGGAAAAACCTCGACCCAGAGCTGCTTAAGCTGGTGGCCCAGCACGACCCGGACAACAAATACGCGCTGCCGTACATGTGGGCAACCACCGGAATCGGCTATAACGTGGATAAGGTGAAAGCGGCACTGGGTAAAGATGCGCCGGTAAATAGCTGGGATCTGGTGCTCAAGCCTGAAAACCTCGAGAAGCTCAAGTCCTGCGGCGTGGCCTTCCTCGACGCGCCGGAAGAAATTTTTGCAACCGTGCTTAACTACCTGGGCAAAGACCCAAACAGCAACAAAGCTGACGATTACACCGGTGCGGCAACCGACTTGCTGTTGAAGCTGCGCCCGAACGTGCGCTATTTCCACTCGTCCCAGTACATTAACGATCTGGCTAACGGTGATATCTGCGTAGCGATTGGCTGGGCAGGCGACGTCTGGCAGGCGTCTAACCGCGCCAAAGAGGCGAAAAATGGCGTGAACGTGTCCTTCTCTATTCCAAAAGAAGGGGCGATGGCGTTCTTTGATGTCTTCGCGATGCCAGCCGATGCCAAAAACAAAGACGAAGCCTATGCGTTTTTGAACTACCTGCTGCGCCCGCAAGTCATTGCCAGTATCAGCAACCACGTGTTCTACGCCAATGCGAACAAAGAGGCGACGAAGCTTGTGGATGCACAGGTGCGTGATAATCCAGGCATCTACCCGCCGGCAGACGTGCGCGCCAAAATGTTCACACTTAAGGTGCAGGAGCCTAAACTTGACCGTGTGCGCACTCGCGCATGGACCAGGGTTAAAAGCGGTAAATAA
- a CDS encoding YbjN domain-containing protein: MGTTVIPTLDTLRHWLDDLGVNFFECDTCQALHLPHMQNFEGVFDAKIDLVDNVILFSALAEVKPSALLPLSADLSSINASSLTVKAFLDIQDDNMPRLVVCQSFSVGAGITSEQFTWFIRQSEEQISMVILEAGAHQMLYTAEDDERSNVVVETTLLH, from the coding sequence ATGGGAACCACTGTTATCCCCACGCTCGACACTCTGCGCCACTGGCTGGACGATCTCGGCGTTAATTTTTTTGAGTGCGATACCTGCCAGGCACTGCATTTGCCTCACATGCAAAACTTCGAAGGCGTGTTCGATGCCAAGATTGACCTGGTGGATAACGTTATCCTGTTTTCGGCTCTGGCAGAGGTGAAACCTTCGGCTCTGCTGCCGCTTTCAGCCGATTTATCCTCGATTAACGCCAGTTCATTAACGGTGAAGGCGTTTTTGGATATTCAGGACGATAATATGCCGCGTCTGGTGGTGTGCCAGTCGTTTTCCGTCGGTGCCGGTATCACCAGTGAGCAGTTCACCTGGTTTATTCGCCAGAGCGAAGAGCAGATCTCAATGGTGATTCTCGAGGCGGGCGCGCACCAGATGCTGTACACCGCCGAAGACGATGAGCGCAGCAATGTGGTGGTTGAAACCACACTGTTACACTGA